Proteins encoded together in one Diabrotica undecimpunctata isolate CICGRU chromosome 3, icDiaUnde3, whole genome shotgun sequence window:
- the LOC140436033 gene encoding uncharacterized protein isoform X1, whose amino-acid sequence MSGNGMKYAPYSTKEKVLLIQLVTENGVVENKRTDGASTMEKKMAWELITRNYNCQPEINNIRTSDQLRKLWNNLKQRKRKETTALRHSMLATGGGPPMKPECDAVLELVEEAGLNIDVSIDCSFDSTAVFEKGQKQFNQLGSSIAGPSVASDPPHFFPTTEYKEMDLLCKYDVIILSSLPVHLIIVSGNTCSVTPAVHTEEDDDDVLQSANTPTSSRALGAIPQILSENKQRSKKMRDTIRQQDEIHRMKMKILEEDMLRAKALREAAEKERQRATDEAELASLKLIDYKKGR is encoded by the exons ATGAGTGGAAATGGCATGAAATATGCACCTTACTCAACAAAGGAAAAAGTTCTCCTAATCCAGCTGGTAACTGAAAACGGTGTGGTAGAGAATAAAAGGACAGACGGTGCTTCGACAATGGAGAAAAAGATGGCTTGGGAGTTAATAACAAGAAATTATAACTGCCAGCCTGAGATCAACAACATCAGGACCAGCGACCAGCTTCGAAAATTGTGGAACAACCTAAAACAAAG GAAACGCAAAGAAACAACAGCACTGCGTCACAGCATGTTAGCTACAGGTGGTGGTCCCCCGATGAAGCCAGAGTGTGATGCAGTGCTGGAGTTAGTTGAAGAGGCTGGTCTCAATATAGACGTCAGCATCGACTGTTCTTTTGATAGCACAGCAGTCTTTGAAAAAG GCCAAAAACAGTTCAACCAGCTAGGAAGCTCAATAGCAGGACCATCAGTAGCCTCTGACCCCCCTCACTTCTTTCCCACTACAGAGTACAAAGAAATGGACTTGTTATGTAAGTATGATGTAATAATTTTGAGCAGTCTTCCTGTACACTTAATAATAGTTTCAGGTAATACTTGTAGTGTGACACCTGCTGTTCATACAGAagaggatgatgatgatgtgcTTCAAAGTG CAAACACTCCTACTTCTAGTAGGGCACTGGGTGCTATACCACAAATATTGTCTGAAAATAAACAACGGTCCAAGAAAATGAGGGATACCATCAGACAGCAAGACGAGATTCACAGGATGAAAATGAAGATTTTGGAAGAAGATATGCTGAGGGCAAAAGCCTTAAGAGAAGCAgctgagaaggagaggcagagaGCTACTGATGAAGCTGAATTAGCTTCATTGAAGTTAATAGACTATAAAAAAGG GCGCTAG
- the LOC140436033 gene encoding uncharacterized protein isoform X2: MSGNGMKYAPYSTKEKVLLIQLVTENGVVENKRTDGASTMEKKMAWELITRNYNCQPEINNIRTSDQLRKLWNNLKQRKRKETTALRHSMLATGGGPPMKPECDAVLELVEEAGLNIDVSIDCSFDSTAVFEKGQKQFNQLGSSIAGPSVASDPPHFFPTTEYKEMDLLFSGNTCSVTPAVHTEEDDDDVLQSANTPTSSRALGAIPQILSENKQRSKKMRDTIRQQDEIHRMKMKILEEDMLRAKALREAAEKERQRATDEAELASLKLIDYKKGR; the protein is encoded by the exons ATGAGTGGAAATGGCATGAAATATGCACCTTACTCAACAAAGGAAAAAGTTCTCCTAATCCAGCTGGTAACTGAAAACGGTGTGGTAGAGAATAAAAGGACAGACGGTGCTTCGACAATGGAGAAAAAGATGGCTTGGGAGTTAATAACAAGAAATTATAACTGCCAGCCTGAGATCAACAACATCAGGACCAGCGACCAGCTTCGAAAATTGTGGAACAACCTAAAACAAAG GAAACGCAAAGAAACAACAGCACTGCGTCACAGCATGTTAGCTACAGGTGGTGGTCCCCCGATGAAGCCAGAGTGTGATGCAGTGCTGGAGTTAGTTGAAGAGGCTGGTCTCAATATAGACGTCAGCATCGACTGTTCTTTTGATAGCACAGCAGTCTTTGAAAAAG GCCAAAAACAGTTCAACCAGCTAGGAAGCTCAATAGCAGGACCATCAGTAGCCTCTGACCCCCCTCACTTCTTTCCCACTACAGAGTACAAAGAAATGGACTTGTTAT TTTCAGGTAATACTTGTAGTGTGACACCTGCTGTTCATACAGAagaggatgatgatgatgtgcTTCAAAGTG CAAACACTCCTACTTCTAGTAGGGCACTGGGTGCTATACCACAAATATTGTCTGAAAATAAACAACGGTCCAAGAAAATGAGGGATACCATCAGACAGCAAGACGAGATTCACAGGATGAAAATGAAGATTTTGGAAGAAGATATGCTGAGGGCAAAAGCCTTAAGAGAAGCAgctgagaaggagaggcagagaGCTACTGATGAAGCTGAATTAGCTTCATTGAAGTTAATAGACTATAAAAAAGG GCGCTAG